A genomic segment from Malus domestica chromosome 05, GDT2T_hap1 encodes:
- the LOC139196308 gene encoding protein PARTING DANCERS-like: MANVKETAQFPQKSMNSGGGGGVCMMSNTWRDEQHPSFINFVSTFLAANSFRLNFVPITPDFIFNCGGSSVAFIFMTSLDSGTISQFFGRVQKLKLQFANLYVVITLPTKEQNDLFVRSYFKFGMELGKPTFVLVKDLEMGFEKITKIAHSRGVCKRGDATTKLKAERKQTVQTPGIFQKVITAIPGIDNHDANALNQAIRSIEGIAKASNEHIMENTDLSADKAQVLSRFFRDPKFYLSPKIN, from the exons ATGGCGAACGTGAAAGAAACAGCTCAATTTCCACAAAAATCCATGAATTCAG gtggtggtggtggggtttGTATGATGAGCAATACATGGAGGGACGAACAACATCCATCCTTCATCAACTTCGTCTCCACTTTCCTCGCCGCAAACTCTTTCCGCCTCAACTTTGTCCCAATTACCCCc GACTTCATTTTCAACTGTGGGGGTTCATCTGTGGCATTCATTTTCATGACTAGCTTGGATTCCGGTACCATCTCGCAATTCTTCGGCAG AGTTCAGAAGCTGAAGCTGCAATTTGCAAATCTATACGTTGTCATCACGCTCCCAACCAAGGAGCAAAACGATTTGTTTGTTCGTTCTTACTTCAA ATTTGGGATGGAACTGGGCAAGCCAACATTCGTTCTGGTTAAGGACTTGGAAATGGGGTTCGAGAAGATAACGAAAATAGCTCATTCTCGTGGGG TGTGCAAGCGAGGGGATGCCACAACAAAATTGAAGGCTGAG AGGAAGCAAACGGTGCAAACACCAGGCATATTTCAAAAAGTGATCACAGCCATTCCGGGCATCGACAATCATGATGCAAATGCG CTTAACCAGGCTATCAGATCGATCGAAGGAATTGCCAAAGCATCAAATGAGCACATTATGGAAAACACAGACCTCTCAGCTGACAAGGCACAAGTGCTTTCAAGGTTTTTCAGAGATCCAAAGTTTTACCTCAGTCCTAAGATCAACTGA